From Sebaldella sp. S0638, the proteins below share one genomic window:
- the tyrS gene encoding tyrosine--tRNA ligase — MDIKNEVERQFNILKRGCEEIINEVELKQRLEKSLKENKPLKIKLGIDPTGTDLHIGHAVPLRKLKQFQDLGHTVQFLIGTFTARIGDPTGKSETRKMLTPEDIQRNITTYLEQVFLILNAEKTEVMYNADWLEKLSLQDFLGLLSQFTVAQMISREDFAKRLAENKPVSLVEFMYPILQGYDSVAMKCDVELGATEQKFNILKGRDLQKNFGMDPQICMLLPILEGLDGVEKMSKSLNNYIGITENPNDMFGKIMSISDDLMFRYYEIITDIPLEDIAKIKADVENGTLHPMEAKKRLGVEVVTIYHNNEEGVKAREWFENVFSKKNLDVELPEVELDYTETGVIDILVKHLNMLPSTSEARRLIQQGGLKINDEPVKDINHRVTPEAGMIIRAGKKKIVKVK, encoded by the coding sequence ATGGATATAAAAAATGAAGTAGAAAGACAGTTTAATATATTAAAAAGAGGCTGTGAAGAGATAATAAACGAAGTTGAATTAAAGCAGAGACTGGAAAAGTCGTTGAAAGAGAATAAACCTTTAAAAATAAAGCTGGGAATAGATCCTACAGGAACAGACCTTCATATAGGACATGCCGTTCCTTTGAGAAAATTAAAGCAGTTTCAGGATCTGGGACATACAGTGCAGTTTTTAATAGGAACTTTTACTGCAAGAATAGGAGATCCCACAGGAAAGTCGGAGACAAGAAAAATGCTTACTCCTGAGGATATACAAAGAAACATAACTACATATCTTGAACAGGTATTTTTGATACTTAATGCCGAGAAAACAGAAGTTATGTATAATGCCGACTGGCTGGAAAAATTATCGCTTCAGGATTTTCTGGGGCTGTTATCACAGTTTACAGTAGCACAGATGATTTCAAGAGAAGATTTCGCTAAAAGGCTTGCTGAAAATAAACCGGTATCTTTAGTGGAATTTATGTATCCTATTTTACAGGGATATGACTCTGTTGCAATGAAATGTGATGTGGAACTAGGGGCTACAGAACAAAAATTTAATATTTTAAAAGGAAGAGATTTACAGAAGAATTTTGGAATGGATCCGCAGATATGTATGCTTCTGCCTATTCTTGAAGGACTTGACGGTGTAGAAAAAATGAGTAAGTCTCTGAATAATTACATAGGTATCACTGAAAATCCAAATGATATGTTTGGTAAAATTATGTCAATATCTGATGATCTTATGTTTAGATATTATGAAATAATAACAGATATACCGCTTGAAGATATAGCCAAGATTAAGGCAGATGTGGAAAATGGAACACTTCATCCTATGGAAGCAAAAAAACGTCTTGGGGTGGAAGTAGTAACAATATATCATAATAATGAAGAGGGAGTAAAAGCCAGAGAATGGTTTGAAAATGTATTCAGTAAAAAGAACCTTGATGTGGAACTTCCAGAAGTAGAACTGGATTATACAGAAACAGGAGTTATTGATATACTTGTAAAACATCTGAATATGCTTCCGTCTACAAGTGAGGCAAGAAGGCTTATACAGCAGGGCGGACTAAAGATAAACGACGAACCTGTAAAGGATATAAACCAC
- a CDS encoding NAD(P)H-hydrate dehydratase, with product MIYIGDNKTTGEIDSYSINTLNIPGIILMENAAKNFVSSLNRSLDSFLIICGRGNNGGDGYAIARQLVSLNKQVSVFSCETSNMSRDCQINYDICRNLNIPMENNISRLKELLVSHDTVIDAVFGTGLDKAPKAPYDDIINQINKYGKYVISVDIPSGINGSTGETGGVFIKADETVSFVTYKQGFLNYSISESLGKIKIVNIGLPEYIIKKFSNIFLMDKKYISSLLTPRLKYSHKGNFGHTLVIAGSQGFTGAALISAGAAVKTGSGLVTLAVFPECLNMVTSAAPEVMTADLDDKKRLLELLTKSDSIAFGPGLGNTDRTLELLKFILENSNAPIVLDADGINALAKDLSLMEKLKNRCILTPHLGEFSRISGLSIKEISKDRIKAAKDFAEKYSVILLLKGYNTIITDGCDFYVNTTGNSSMANGGMGDTLTGITASLISQKYTIFDSGKIGSFLHGYIGEKLSKKAFIVTAEDIIKNIPFYQKKLFL from the coding sequence GTGATTTATATAGGCGATAATAAAACAACAGGAGAAATAGACAGTTATTCCATTAATACATTAAATATTCCCGGGATTATACTCATGGAGAATGCTGCGAAAAATTTTGTCAGTTCTCTTAACAGAAGTCTTGACAGCTTTCTTATAATATGCGGCAGAGGCAATAACGGCGGCGACGGCTATGCCATAGCAAGGCAGCTTGTTTCTCTTAATAAACAAGTTTCTGTTTTTTCATGTGAAACTTCTAATATGAGCCGGGATTGTCAAATAAATTATGACATCTGCCGAAATCTCAACATTCCTATGGAAAATAACATCTCCAGGTTAAAGGAACTTCTTGTTTCACATGATACAGTTATTGATGCTGTTTTTGGCACAGGTCTTGATAAAGCCCCGAAAGCACCTTATGACGATATTATAAATCAGATTAACAAATACGGAAAATATGTTATTTCTGTGGATATTCCTTCTGGTATAAACGGTTCCACAGGGGAAACCGGCGGAGTTTTCATTAAAGCCGACGAAACTGTTTCCTTTGTTACATATAAACAGGGGTTTCTTAATTATTCCATTTCAGAATCTCTTGGTAAAATAAAAATAGTAAATATAGGACTTCCTGAATATATTATCAAAAAGTTTTCAAATATATTTCTTATGGATAAAAAATATATAAGTAGCCTGCTTACACCCAGGCTGAAATATTCACACAAAGGAAATTTCGGTCATACTCTTGTAATAGCAGGATCGCAGGGATTCACCGGTGCTGCTTTAATTTCAGCCGGTGCTGCCGTAAAGACCGGTTCAGGTCTCGTTACTCTTGCTGTATTTCCGGAATGTCTGAATATGGTTACTTCTGCTGCTCCTGAAGTCATGACCGCTGACCTTGACGATAAAAAACGTCTTTTGGAACTCCTGACAAAATCAGATTCCATTGCTTTCGGCCCTGGTCTCGGCAATACAGACCGGACACTGGAACTCCTGAAATTCATCCTTGAAAACAGCAACGCCCCCATAGTCCTTGATGCTGACGGCATTAACGCCTTAGCAAAAGATCTATCTTTAATGGAAAAATTAAAAAACAGGTGTATCCTTACTCCTCATTTAGGAGAATTTTCCAGAATATCAGGACTTTCCATAAAAGAAATTTCCAAAGACAGAATTAAAGCTGCAAAGGATTTTGCGGAAAAATATTCTGTAATTTTATTATTAAAGGGTTATAATACAATTATAACAGACGGATGTGATTTTTATGTGAACACTACAGGAAATTCTTCAATGGCTAACGGAGGCATGGGTGACACACTCACAGGTATCACAGCTTCACTTATTTCACAAAAATACACAATTTTTGACTCAGGAAAAATAGGAAGCTTTCTTCACGGATATATCGGGGAGAAGTTAAGTAAAAAAGCATTTATTGTTACCGCAGAAGATATTATTAAAAATATTCCCTTTTATCAGAAAAAATTATTTTTATAA
- a CDS encoding iron-containing alcohol dehydrogenase encodes MKNFNFHARTEILFGKGQIEALPKALAPYGKKVLLVYGGGSIKRNGVYDSVIRLLGENNFEVTELSGVEPNPRIETVRKGVELCRENQIEVVLAVGGGSTIDCSKVIAGGYFYDGDAWDIVLDKEKITKALPIVTVLTLAATGSEMNKNAVISKMDTNDKIGTSSPEFVPMVSICDPAYMYTLPAIQTAAGTADIMSHIFENYFKSEEDTYVQDRFAEGILRACIHYCPTAIEKPDDYSARANLMWSSTLALNGLTGVGKGQTWSCHPIEHELSAYYDITHGTGLAILTPRWMRYILSDKTVSKFVDYGVNVFALNPDEDPYKIANKAIDLTEEFFKKIGIPMQLSELGIGTEKFDEISQKLNGKFKDAYIPMTPQDVKKILEMCL; translated from the coding sequence ATGAAAAACTTTAATTTTCATGCCAGAACTGAGATTCTTTTTGGAAAAGGACAAATTGAGGCACTTCCTAAGGCATTGGCACCTTATGGAAAAAAAGTCCTTTTGGTTTACGGGGGAGGAAGTATAAAAAGGAACGGTGTCTATGACAGTGTAATAAGACTTCTTGGAGAAAATAACTTTGAAGTAACTGAACTGTCAGGTGTAGAACCGAATCCGCGTATAGAAACTGTGAGAAAAGGCGTGGAGTTATGCCGTGAGAATCAAATCGAGGTCGTTCTTGCTGTAGGCGGCGGCTCTACTATTGACTGTAGTAAAGTTATCGCCGGCGGGTATTTTTATGACGGTGATGCTTGGGATATTGTACTTGATAAAGAAAAAATAACAAAGGCACTTCCTATTGTCACTGTTCTTACTTTAGCAGCTACAGGATCAGAAATGAATAAGAATGCTGTTATTTCAAAAATGGATACCAATGATAAAATAGGTACTTCTTCACCTGAATTTGTCCCTATGGTGTCTATCTGCGACCCTGCATATATGTATACACTTCCTGCTATTCAGACTGCTGCGGGAACTGCTGATATAATGTCACATATTTTTGAGAATTACTTTAAGTCAGAAGAGGACACATATGTTCAGGATCGTTTTGCAGAAGGTATATTAAGAGCGTGCATTCACTACTGCCCCACAGCAATAGAAAAACCTGATGACTACAGTGCAAGGGCAAATCTGATGTGGTCTTCCACTCTTGCGTTAAACGGACTTACAGGAGTAGGAAAAGGACAGACATGGTCATGCCACCCGATTGAACATGAACTCAGCGCTTACTATGATATTACACACGGAACAGGACTTGCTATTCTTACACCAAGATGGATGCGTTATATTTTGAGCGATAAAACCGTTTCAAAATTCGTAGACTACGGTGTAAATGTATTTGCCCTGAATCCTGATGAAGACCCGTACAAAATTGCCAATAAAGCAATTGATCTTACAGAAGAGTTTTTCAAAAAGATCGGTATACCAATGCAGTTAAGCGAACTTGGAATCGGTACTGAGAAATTTGATGAAATATCACAAAAACTTAACGGGAAATTCAAAGATGCCTATATACCAATGACTCCTCAGGATGTTAAAAAAATACTGGAAATGTGCTTATAG
- a CDS encoding MerR family transcriptional regulator: MFKTGIFSKMSGLSADTLHHYEKMRILIPEYVDGDTGYRYYSAAQLLTINKIIALKDAGFSLREIASILNNENDSSSLTALLEEKALNLEKTLEQETERLKRLYTNIFLIKNGGVPLMNEITVKKTEAVLAASLRRSFHKDFFDEELDKMWASVNDSIEKHKIKRSVPCLMIYHRGWWDFADDEKEESKFLDVETAEPVLKVFDSDDDVQVYRLPAEEKMACVIHQGSFETIGGTFEAFFKWIRENNYTVNGPLREIYHKGDWATDNPEEYITELQVPVK; this comes from the coding sequence ATGTTCAAAACAGGTATTTTTTCTAAAATGAGCGGTTTATCCGCAGATACACTTCATCATTATGAAAAAATGAGAATTCTTATACCAGAATATGTTGACGGCGACACTGGTTATCGTTATTATTCAGCTGCACAGCTGCTTACAATTAATAAAATAATTGCTTTAAAAGATGCCGGTTTCTCTCTCAGGGAAATAGCCTCTATTCTAAATAATGAAAATGACAGCTCTTCACTTACTGCTTTACTTGAAGAAAAAGCACTAAACCTTGAAAAAACTCTGGAACAGGAAACGGAAAGGCTGAAACGTCTTTATACCAACATATTTTTAATAAAAAACGGAGGTGTCCCGCTGATGAATGAAATTACAGTCAAGAAAACCGAAGCTGTTCTGGCAGCTTCTTTAAGGAGATCATTTCATAAAGACTTCTTTGATGAAGAACTGGATAAAATGTGGGCTAGTGTTAATGATTCCATTGAAAAACATAAAATTAAGAGAAGTGTGCCGTGTCTGATGATTTACCACAGAGGGTGGTGGGATTTTGCAGATGATGAAAAAGAAGAAAGTAAATTCCTTGATGTGGAAACTGCCGAACCTGTACTTAAAGTATTTGACTCTGATGATGATGTTCAGGTATACAGGCTGCCTGCCGAGGAAAAAATGGCATGTGTTATTCATCAGGGTTCTTTTGAGACTATAGGCGGTACTTTCGAAGCCTTTTTCAAATGGATCAGAGAAAATAATTATACTGTAAACGGCCCGTTGCGGGAAATTTATCATAAAGGTGACTGGGCAACCGATAATCCTGAGGAATATATCACAGAGCTTCAGGTTCCGGTGAAATAA
- a CDS encoding N-acetyltransferase → MEIRELLPSEKGHINDIAEYEDLIFGDGGIGRWTIMPFVRYGKVYVLLENEEIVSAAEIMRTFDTKDAYIYGFFTKEKFSRKGYGSVLLDFVIQEMKNSGIEAVTLTVDPANDKAVKLYLKHGFEKAELLTEEYGENEDRLYMRLELNI, encoded by the coding sequence ATGGAAATAAGAGAACTTCTCCCTTCTGAGAAGGGGCATATAAATGATATAGCAGAGTATGAAGATCTGATTTTTGGTGACGGGGGCATAGGCAGATGGACAATAATGCCTTTTGTAAGATATGGGAAAGTCTATGTTCTGCTGGAAAATGAAGAAATTGTATCTGCAGCAGAAATCATGAGAACATTTGATACAAAAGATGCGTATATTTACGGCTTTTTTACAAAGGAAAAATTTTCAAGAAAAGGTTACGGTTCTGTTTTACTTGATTTTGTAATACAGGAAATGAAGAATTCAGGAATAGAAGCTGTTACACTTACTGTAGATCCTGCGAACGATAAAGCTGTGAAACTTTATTTGAAGCATGGCTTTGAGAAAGCAGAGCTTTTGACTGAGGAATACGGTGAGAATGAAGATAGGCTTTATATGAGGCTGGAATTAAATATTTAA
- the truA gene encoding tRNA pseudouridine(38-40) synthase TruA: protein MKNIKIVYEYDGSKFSGFQRQVNRKTVQGSIEEVIRNCFDEEINLLSSGRTDKGVHALGQVSNFFMKKDISPDVIKKILNRTLFDGIRITGAEETDMDFHARFSAKTRTYLYVMKPKDEITPFESSYVSALERKADPEKLQKIMEPFIGRHNFDSFRKKDKDNKNPEREINNIRCYEKDDRLFIEIEGKAFLKTMVRIMIGSTLAVYFGKKNPDYICDKLSNPDSDGEKILAPSEGLYLYKVNY from the coding sequence ATGAAAAATATAAAAATAGTCTATGAATATGACGGATCAAAATTTTCAGGATTTCAGAGACAGGTTAACAGGAAAACAGTGCAGGGAAGTATAGAAGAAGTAATAAGAAATTGTTTTGACGAGGAAATAAACCTTCTTTCATCAGGAAGAACAGACAAAGGTGTGCATGCACTGGGACAGGTTTCTAATTTTTTTATGAAAAAAGATATTTCTCCTGATGTTATAAAAAAAATATTGAACAGAACTCTTTTTGACGGAATAAGAATAACCGGAGCCGAAGAGACTGATATGGATTTTCATGCGAGATTTTCTGCGAAAACCAGAACGTATCTTTATGTAATGAAGCCTAAAGATGAAATAACGCCGTTTGAAAGCAGTTATGTTTCAGCACTGGAGAGGAAAGCCGATCCGGAAAAACTGCAAAAGATTATGGAACCGTTCATAGGAAGGCATAATTTTGACAGTTTCAGAAAGAAAGATAAAGATAATAAAAATCCAGAAAGAGAGATAAATAATATCAGATGTTATGAAAAGGATGACAGACTGTTTATAGAAATAGAAGGGAAGGCATTCCTGAAAACAATGGTAAGGATAATGATAGGAAGTACGCTGGCTGTGTATTTTGGAAAGAAAAATCCTGATTACATATGTGATAAACTTAGTAATCCTGATTCTGACGGTGAAAAAATCCTTGCTCCGTCAGAAGGGCTGTATTTATATAAGGTAAATTATTAA